A single window of Sneathiella limimaris DNA harbors:
- a CDS encoding ABC transporter transmembrane domain-containing protein, translating into MEHSIYKYILRHSKKQQIILLLLSVGSFPFLYYYLELPKIIIDQAIQAKDIIFPVEFMGIAIDQQEFLYVTVGAFLLLVIINQSFKYVINVYQGITGERMLRRLRYELYSRILRFPLPTFRKKSSGEIIPMITSEVEPLGGFIGEAFVLPAFQGGYLIVIMSFLLIQNVHMALAAIALYPLQAYFIPKMQRVVNQLGKERVKRVRVLSDKIGETVAGIQEIHVHDTSNLLRADFTNQLGRIYYVRYRIYLLKFVIKFLNNFIQQLGPFFFYAIGGTMVIAGNLEIGTLVAAITAHKEMAAPWKELLAYYQRREDARIKYEQVVEQFEPAGIRDDAYQMDEPDPMPHLAGELVGANLILADDTGSAQLEGLNIRGNLKQKTAIVGAAGSGRDALTKIIARLIDPDRGTLSLGSIDLLAAPQSLTGRRISYLGQSGYVFNSSIGDNLFFGLKHRPLREVQLEDEDEIDFLNRDKEEIGITGNSSFSIRADWIDYESAGVSNHHELDVRAIDVLQMVELGDDVYQFGLRSTLDPKEDSEVASLILSARRRFFEKLDADPALKNLVEAFEEDKYNTNATLGENLLFGTPVGDSFDMERLAENSYVQKVIEEANLTTAFLKMGYQVASLMIELFADLPPDHEFFQQYGFISSDELPDYQAILSRVNPDNLEQLREEDRLRFMSLPFKVIPSRHRLGVITDDIQEKIVLARKQFIDHLPEHLHGKIEFFNSDAYNTAANIQDNILFGKIAYGYAQANEKIGALLAEVVAEMDLKRSIIKVGLNFNTGSGGARLSENQRQKLCIARAIIKKPDLLVLNQATASLDSRSQHRIIENILSEFEDRGVIWSLDKPEMAYLFDQVQFIAGGLIMDTGSFEDLKSRNEQFRMLIS; encoded by the coding sequence ATGGAACATAGTATTTACAAATACATTCTGCGCCATAGCAAAAAGCAGCAGATCATCCTCTTACTTTTATCCGTCGGATCTTTTCCGTTCCTCTACTATTATCTTGAACTCCCAAAAATTATCATCGATCAGGCCATTCAGGCGAAAGACATTATCTTTCCTGTTGAATTTATGGGCATCGCTATCGATCAGCAGGAATTTCTATATGTAACGGTCGGCGCATTCTTATTGCTGGTTATCATAAATCAGAGCTTTAAGTATGTGATCAATGTATACCAGGGGATTACGGGAGAGCGCATGCTGCGCCGCTTGCGGTATGAGCTTTACAGTCGGATTTTGCGGTTTCCGTTGCCGACTTTCCGCAAGAAAAGCTCAGGTGAGATCATCCCAATGATCACTTCGGAAGTAGAACCCCTCGGCGGGTTCATTGGCGAAGCTTTCGTGCTGCCAGCTTTTCAGGGCGGTTATCTAATTGTGATCATGAGCTTTTTGCTTATCCAAAATGTTCACATGGCCTTGGCAGCTATCGCTCTTTACCCACTGCAAGCCTATTTCATTCCGAAAATGCAACGGGTGGTGAACCAGCTTGGCAAAGAACGGGTTAAAAGAGTTCGCGTCCTTTCAGACAAGATTGGTGAGACTGTTGCCGGTATTCAGGAAATCCACGTTCACGATACTTCAAACCTGCTCAGAGCCGATTTCACCAATCAACTGGGCCGGATTTATTATGTGCGCTACCGCATATATCTCCTAAAATTCGTCATCAAATTTCTAAACAATTTCATTCAACAGCTCGGTCCGTTCTTTTTCTATGCCATTGGTGGAACAATGGTGATTGCTGGGAACCTTGAAATCGGGACCCTAGTCGCAGCTATTACAGCCCATAAGGAAATGGCTGCCCCTTGGAAGGAGCTCCTCGCCTATTACCAAAGGCGCGAGGATGCCCGGATCAAATATGAACAGGTCGTCGAACAATTTGAACCTGCAGGCATTCGAGACGATGCCTACCAAATGGATGAGCCAGATCCTATGCCGCATCTAGCGGGCGAATTGGTCGGCGCAAACCTCATATTGGCGGATGATACCGGCTCAGCCCAATTGGAAGGCCTCAACATCCGTGGCAACCTGAAACAAAAAACGGCTATCGTTGGCGCTGCGGGCTCGGGCCGTGATGCACTCACAAAAATAATTGCCCGCCTTATCGACCCAGACCGCGGGACGTTAAGCCTTGGATCAATAGATTTGCTGGCAGCCCCCCAATCTCTGACAGGAAGGCGTATTTCTTATCTCGGGCAAAGCGGATATGTGTTTAACAGCTCAATTGGAGATAATCTGTTTTTTGGCCTGAAGCACCGACCTCTTCGCGAAGTACAGCTTGAGGATGAAGACGAGATTGATTTTCTCAATAGAGATAAAGAGGAAATCGGTATAACTGGAAACAGTTCTTTCTCAATCCGGGCTGACTGGATCGATTATGAAAGTGCTGGCGTTTCAAATCACCATGAATTGGACGTTCGCGCTATTGATGTTCTGCAAATGGTTGAGCTTGGAGACGACGTATATCAATTTGGTCTAAGAAGTACACTTGATCCAAAAGAGGATAGTGAAGTTGCCTCTCTGATCCTGTCCGCCCGCAGGCGTTTCTTCGAGAAACTGGACGCTGATCCTGCGCTTAAGAACCTTGTCGAAGCCTTTGAAGAAGATAAATACAATACGAACGCGACCTTAGGTGAAAACCTACTGTTCGGAACTCCAGTCGGTGACAGCTTCGACATGGAGCGCCTTGCAGAAAACTCATACGTGCAGAAAGTTATTGAAGAAGCTAATCTGACAACAGCGTTCCTCAAAATGGGCTACCAAGTCGCCTCATTAATGATTGAGCTCTTTGCTGATCTGCCACCAGATCATGAGTTCTTCCAACAATACGGATTTATTTCCTCAGACGAACTTCCAGACTATCAGGCAATCCTCTCTAGAGTGAACCCAGACAACCTGGAACAGTTGCGCGAAGAAGATCGCCTTCGCTTCATGTCTCTACCCTTCAAGGTCATTCCTTCACGACATCGCCTAGGTGTAATCACCGACGATATTCAGGAAAAAATTGTCCTCGCCCGGAAGCAATTCATCGATCACTTACCAGAACACCTGCATGGTAAGATCGAATTCTTCAACTCAGACGCATACAACACTGCAGCAAACATCCAAGATAACATCCTGTTCGGTAAAATCGCATACGGGTACGCGCAGGCGAACGAGAAAATTGGCGCCCTTTTGGCTGAAGTCGTCGCCGAAATGGATCTAAAACGCTCGATTATAAAAGTTGGTCTGAATTTCAATACGGGCTCTGGTGGAGCCCGCTTGAGTGAAAACCAACGGCAAAAACTCTGTATTGCCAGGGCGATTATCAAGAAACCAGATCTTCTAGTTTTAAACCAGGCAACGGCATCTCTGGATTCCAGATCCCAACACCGAATTATTGAAAACATTTTGTCCGAATTTGAAGATCGAGGTGTAATCTGGTCACTTGATAAGCCTGAAATGGCCTATCTATTCGATCAGGTTCAATTTATTGCTGGCGGCCTAATTATGGATACAGGTTCTTTTGAGGACTTAAAATCTCGAAATGAACAATTCCGGATGCTAATCAGCTAG
- a CDS encoding GNAT family N-acetyltransferase → MSWLSPEILNDERVQLLPLVPEHEAGLIEAAKDGELWKLWYTTVPTPDAMGAEIRRRLSLQETGSMLPYTILDRVSGALIGMTTFMNADGVNKRVEIGNTWYAKRAHRTGINRRCKKLMLAHAFEEWACIAVEFRTHFFNRQSRTAIERLGAKMDGILRNHMVMPDGTLRDTCVYSILQSEWPTVKSHLTYQVSRTE, encoded by the coding sequence ATGTCTTGGTTATCACCCGAAATATTAAACGATGAGCGCGTTCAACTGCTACCCTTGGTGCCCGAACATGAAGCCGGTTTGATTGAAGCTGCAAAAGACGGAGAGCTTTGGAAGCTTTGGTATACCACGGTGCCAACACCTGACGCGATGGGCGCGGAAATCAGGCGACGCTTATCCTTGCAGGAAACCGGATCCATGCTGCCTTACACTATTTTAGATCGGGTATCAGGGGCTCTTATTGGTATGACAACTTTTATGAATGCCGATGGGGTGAATAAGAGGGTGGAAATTGGAAATACTTGGTATGCCAAGAGAGCACATCGGACAGGAATTAACCGTCGCTGTAAAAAGTTGATGCTGGCTCATGCTTTTGAAGAATGGGCTTGTATCGCCGTGGAGTTCAGAACCCATTTCTTTAACCGACAGAGCCGGACCGCGATTGAGAGGTTAGGCGCCAAAATGGACGGGATCCTTAGAAATCATATGGTTATGCCAGATGGTACGTTGCGCGATACCTGTGTTTATAGCATTTTGCAAAGTGAGTGGCCGACCGTTAAGTCCCATCTGACATATCAAGTCAGTCGAACAGAATGA
- a CDS encoding AmpG family muropeptide MFS transporter, whose product MPIRRWLEAASIYKDPRVVAILFLGFSSGLPLALTGTTLALWLREEGLTLTSIGLFANVATPYALKFLWAPLIDKMPVPFLTRLLGRRRGWMVLTQLGLILSIIGMGSVNPNTHIELTALFAFLVAFSSASQDIVIDAYRVEISDEKSMAAGAAAIVFGYRIGMLVSGAGALYLASVVSWQLTFTVMAALILVGTITIMIAGEPKTITNASSAKADSSIRDLSTYVTWIREAVIDPFSEFLGRKGWLPILLFVVFYKFGDSLAGVMSTPFFYDLGFTKIEIANVSKIYGTAATFIGLAIGGWLMAATGLYKTLWICGILQLGSNLMFALQALAGNDVSVLALTVGIENLSGGMGTAAFVAYLSSLCNVAFTATQYALLSSFMATARIWFSSPGGWLAEQLGWVQFFMVTVLAALPGLMLLWWLTRSGQPTRTEQAQAK is encoded by the coding sequence TTGCCTATTCGTCGCTGGCTCGAAGCCGCTTCCATTTATAAAGACCCACGTGTTGTCGCAATCCTGTTTCTGGGATTTTCGTCCGGTTTGCCACTTGCACTCACTGGGACAACCCTCGCCCTTTGGCTGAGAGAGGAAGGCCTTACGCTCACCTCCATTGGACTGTTTGCTAATGTCGCCACCCCTTATGCACTGAAATTTTTATGGGCACCCCTCATTGATAAAATGCCTGTGCCGTTCCTCACCCGGTTGTTAGGTCGGCGGCGAGGCTGGATGGTTTTGACCCAACTGGGACTAATTCTCTCGATCATTGGGATGGGTTCAGTAAATCCAAATACTCACATTGAACTTACTGCGTTATTCGCCTTTCTTGTCGCCTTCTCCTCGGCCAGCCAAGACATCGTCATTGACGCTTACCGCGTCGAAATCTCTGATGAAAAGAGCATGGCGGCAGGGGCTGCTGCCATTGTATTTGGATATCGAATTGGCATGCTTGTTTCCGGGGCCGGAGCACTCTACCTTGCGTCTGTTGTCAGCTGGCAACTGACATTCACAGTAATGGCAGCCCTAATTCTGGTTGGGACGATCACCATTATGATTGCTGGAGAGCCGAAAACGATCACCAATGCGAGCTCTGCCAAAGCTGATAGCTCAATCCGTGATTTAAGTACCTATGTGACTTGGATCCGGGAAGCTGTCATCGACCCGTTCAGCGAATTTCTTGGCCGAAAGGGGTGGTTGCCGATCCTGCTTTTTGTCGTTTTCTACAAATTTGGGGATAGTCTTGCCGGCGTTATGAGCACCCCATTTTTTTATGATCTTGGCTTCACGAAAATTGAAATCGCCAATGTCAGTAAGATCTATGGTACCGCTGCAACTTTTATTGGGCTCGCAATCGGTGGCTGGCTAATGGCGGCAACTGGTCTGTATAAAACCCTGTGGATCTGCGGTATTCTACAACTTGGATCCAATCTCATGTTTGCCCTTCAGGCACTCGCAGGAAATGACGTAAGTGTATTGGCACTGACCGTTGGTATCGAAAATTTATCCGGTGGGATGGGAACAGCAGCATTCGTCGCCTACCTGTCTAGCCTCTGTAATGTCGCTTTTACCGCCACACAATACGCCCTTCTATCGTCATTTATGGCTACCGCCAGGATATGGTTCTCCTCACCAGGAGGTTGGCTTGCGGAGCAGTTGGGCTGGGTCCAGTTTTTTATGGTAACAGTGCTGGCAGCGTTGCCAGGTCTAATGCTACTATGGTGGTTGACCCGTTCGGGCCAACCCACACGAACCGAACAGGCCCAAGCAAAATAA
- a CDS encoding glycosyltransferase family 4 protein, with the protein MQQIENTAPVITVVLKGYPRLSETFIAQELRALEKLGHKLHLISLRFPTDKKTHPVHEEMEALVTYLPEYLHQEPVRVLKSWWSARKLPGYKKAFRTWIRDLFRDFSRNRVRRFGQAMVLAAEFPENSPMIYAHFLHTPASVARYAAFCLDLPWSCSAHAKDIYTSPNWEISEKLADVSWLVTCTAFNVDHLRQLAADPAKIELLYHGLDFDRFEVAAPEEHERSGESTENPVRILSVGRAVEKKGYDDVLAALSRLPKDLNWEFSHIGGGPLLEGLKGQAAISDYADRCHWLGPQSQAEVKEAMRSADIFVLASRIAGDGDRDGLPNVLMEAQSQKAAIVATSVSAIPELIVDNHTGLLVSQNSPEELALALESLIRNPALRTRLSDKGYEKLLSEFDASNWITQLSAKLPKGPV; encoded by the coding sequence ATGCAGCAGATAGAGAATACGGCTCCGGTTATCACAGTTGTTTTGAAGGGATATCCGCGTCTTTCGGAAACTTTTATCGCGCAGGAACTCCGTGCATTGGAGAAGCTGGGTCATAAGCTGCATTTGATTTCCCTAAGGTTTCCAACTGACAAGAAAACGCATCCTGTTCATGAGGAAATGGAAGCGCTGGTTACTTATCTTCCGGAATATTTGCATCAAGAACCTGTCCGGGTTTTGAAAAGCTGGTGGAGCGCAAGGAAGCTGCCCGGTTATAAGAAAGCGTTCAGAACGTGGATTAGGGATCTCTTTCGAGATTTTAGTCGAAACAGGGTTCGCCGTTTTGGTCAGGCGATGGTTCTGGCGGCGGAATTTCCAGAAAATAGCCCGATGATTTATGCGCATTTTTTGCACACCCCGGCATCAGTTGCCAGGTACGCGGCGTTTTGCCTGGATCTCCCCTGGAGTTGTTCTGCTCATGCCAAAGATATTTACACATCCCCAAATTGGGAGATTTCAGAGAAATTAGCCGATGTCAGTTGGCTTGTAACCTGCACAGCTTTCAACGTGGATCATTTGAGGCAGTTGGCGGCAGATCCTGCCAAGATCGAATTACTTTATCATGGTCTTGATTTTGATCGGTTCGAAGTGGCTGCTCCTGAAGAGCATGAACGTTCTGGCGAGAGTACCGAAAATCCAGTGCGAATTCTCTCTGTTGGGCGTGCTGTTGAGAAAAAAGGGTATGACGATGTTTTGGCGGCTTTATCGAGATTACCAAAAGACTTAAATTGGGAGTTCTCCCATATCGGTGGCGGGCCGCTGCTGGAAGGCCTCAAAGGACAGGCGGCGATTTCTGATTATGCGGATCGTTGCCATTGGTTGGGGCCGCAATCGCAGGCAGAGGTTAAGGAGGCCATGAGATCTGCTGATATCTTCGTTTTGGCTAGCCGTATTGCCGGTGATGGTGATCGGGATGGACTTCCGAATGTTTTGATGGAGGCCCAAAGCCAGAAAGCAGCGATTGTGGCAACGTCTGTTTCGGCAATTCCAGAACTCATTGTTGATAATCATACTGGGTTACTTGTATCTCAGAATTCACCCGAGGAACTGGCGCTGGCCTTAGAGAGTTTGATCCGGAACCCGGCCCTTAGAACGCGGCTGAGTGACAAAGGTTATGAGAAGCTGCTATCGGAGTTTGATGCAAGTAATTGGATAACTCAGCTTTCTGCTAAACTCCCGAAAGGGCCTGTTTAA
- a CDS encoding cyclic nucleotide-binding domain-containing protein, with protein MTLREEVETLRQIPLFAKVDPSKIKLLAFTAERLTFQPGDLLCKQGEMGDAAYVIINGQADVVIDTPSGPITVATMKKNDVVGEIAILINIPRTATIKAASELTTLRITKDLFLRTITEFPEMSIEMMRVLAERLVKTTEELQKAKETLRKETGQ; from the coding sequence GTGACTTTAAGAGAAGAGGTCGAGACACTTAGGCAAATTCCCCTGTTTGCTAAGGTTGACCCATCGAAAATCAAGTTGCTTGCCTTTACCGCTGAGAGACTAACCTTTCAGCCCGGTGACCTTCTCTGCAAGCAAGGAGAGATGGGAGATGCTGCCTACGTCATTATCAATGGCCAAGCGGATGTCGTTATAGACACTCCATCTGGACCTATTACCGTGGCAACCATGAAAAAAAATGATGTTGTGGGTGAAATTGCTATTTTGATTAATATCCCTAGAACCGCAACGATCAAAGCCGCTTCTGAATTGACAACACTGCGCATCACAAAGGATCTTTTTCTCAGAACCATCACGGAGTTTCCAGAGATGTCTATCGAGATGATGCGTGTGTTGGCTGAGCGTTTGGTCAAAACGACTGAAGAACTGCAAAAAGCAAAAGAAACGCTTCGGAAAGAAACTGGTCAGTAA
- a CDS encoding phosphate acyltransferase: MSDKPDSSQYDEALRYHAQGKPGKLEIVATKAVATQQDLSLAYSPGVAAPCLAIAEDPDTVYDYTTKGNRVAVISNGTAVLGLGNLGALGSKPVMEGKAVLFKRFADLDCFDLELDTEDVDEFVNSVRLMGPSFGGINLEDIKAPECFIIEQRLREAMDIPVFHDDQHGTAIICAAGVINALDLTGRDIKDVKVVVNGAGAAAIACLELIKAMGLPHNNAILCDTKGVIYKGREDGMNQWKSAHAVETDARTLEEAMVGADIFLGLSVKDAVTKQMVKDMAAKPIIFAMANPDPEIRPEDIAEVRGDAIVATGRSDYPNQVNNVLGFPYIFRGALDVRATTINEEMKIAAAEALAELAREDVPDEVAAAYKGNRPVYGPDYIIPVPFDPRLISHVPTAVAKAAMDSGVARKPIVDETAYRDQLRARLDPTAGSLQLIMDEVRANPRRVIFAEGEEEKVIRAAMEFKKAGYGVPVLIGREHVVRETMEGLGIEIDEGLEIYNASEMEDRERYYDFLYGRLQRKGYLYRDCVRLVNRDRNIFGASMVANGDADAMVTGVTRRFSVTYKEIIKVIDPKAGEQPIGVSIAVGRDRTVFLADTAVTTLPDAEELVKITKQTAEVARRLGHEPRVALLSYSNFGNPAHETAEQVRQAVRLLDEEELDFEYDGEMSADVALNPDIMALYPFCRLSGPANVLVMPGLHSAHITSKLMPVLGETEVIGPLMVGLNKPVQIVPIGATVSELVNMAALAAHEAGQ; the protein is encoded by the coding sequence ATGAGCGATAAACCGGATTCCAGCCAGTATGATGAGGCGCTGAGATACCACGCACAGGGTAAACCGGGAAAACTTGAAATCGTGGCAACTAAGGCTGTGGCAACGCAGCAGGATTTGTCTCTAGCTTACTCACCGGGTGTGGCCGCGCCCTGCCTTGCGATCGCAGAAGATCCCGATACGGTTTATGATTACACAACCAAGGGAAACCGCGTTGCGGTGATTTCCAACGGTACGGCAGTGCTGGGTCTTGGGAACCTGGGGGCCTTGGGCTCAAAACCCGTCATGGAAGGAAAAGCCGTTTTATTTAAACGGTTTGCCGATCTTGATTGTTTCGATCTGGAACTGGACACAGAGGATGTCGACGAATTTGTCAATTCTGTTCGCCTGATGGGTCCAAGCTTTGGTGGTATCAATCTTGAGGACATCAAGGCACCTGAATGTTTCATCATTGAACAACGCCTTCGCGAGGCCATGGATATTCCGGTTTTCCATGATGACCAGCATGGAACGGCAATCATCTGTGCAGCGGGCGTTATCAATGCGCTGGATCTTACAGGGCGCGATATCAAGGACGTTAAAGTTGTTGTGAACGGTGCGGGCGCGGCGGCGATTGCTTGTCTTGAATTGATTAAGGCGATGGGCCTTCCTCATAACAATGCGATTCTTTGTGACACCAAAGGTGTGATCTACAAAGGCCGCGAAGATGGGATGAACCAGTGGAAATCTGCTCATGCGGTTGAAACCGATGCACGTACCCTGGAAGAGGCTATGGTTGGCGCAGATATTTTCCTGGGACTTTCCGTCAAAGACGCCGTGACAAAGCAGATGGTCAAGGACATGGCTGCAAAGCCGATTATTTTTGCGATGGCTAATCCGGATCCTGAAATTCGTCCGGAAGATATTGCAGAAGTCCGTGGTGACGCGATTGTGGCGACGGGCCGATCTGATTATCCTAACCAGGTAAATAATGTTCTCGGTTTCCCTTATATTTTCCGCGGAGCGCTGGACGTTCGGGCGACGACTATCAATGAGGAAATGAAGATTGCGGCGGCTGAAGCACTGGCTGAGCTGGCCCGTGAGGATGTTCCTGATGAGGTGGCGGCTGCCTACAAAGGTAATCGTCCTGTCTATGGGCCTGACTACATCATTCCGGTTCCTTTTGATCCGCGGTTGATCAGCCATGTTCCAACGGCTGTTGCCAAAGCAGCAATGGATAGCGGGGTAGCGCGCAAGCCAATTGTTGATGAGACCGCTTATCGGGATCAGCTTCGGGCTCGTTTGGATCCAACAGCTGGTTCGCTTCAGCTTATCATGGATGAGGTTCGGGCGAACCCACGCCGGGTTATCTTTGCCGAAGGCGAAGAAGAGAAGGTTATTCGTGCGGCTATGGAATTCAAGAAAGCAGGCTATGGCGTTCCGGTTTTGATCGGGCGCGAGCATGTTGTTCGGGAAACCATGGAAGGCCTTGGTATTGAAATTGATGAGGGCCTAGAAATTTATAATGCGTCTGAAATGGAAGATCGGGAACGGTATTACGATTTCCTTTACGGCCGCTTGCAACGTAAAGGCTATCTATACCGGGATTGCGTCCGCCTTGTTAACCGGGATCGGAACATCTTTGGCGCCAGCATGGTCGCCAATGGAGACGCCGATGCGATGGTAACTGGCGTGACCAGACGTTTTTCAGTGACTTACAAAGAAATCATCAAGGTAATTGATCCAAAAGCAGGGGAGCAGCCAATCGGTGTTTCCATTGCTGTGGGTCGTGATAGGACGGTTTTCCTTGCGGATACGGCAGTAACAACGTTGCCAGATGCAGAAGAGTTGGTGAAAATCACGAAACAGACAGCTGAAGTTGCCCGCCGTCTTGGTCATGAGCCACGAGTTGCACTTCTGTCTTATTCCAACTTTGGTAACCCTGCTCATGAAACAGCAGAGCAGGTTCGTCAAGCGGTCCGTTTGTTGGATGAGGAAGAACTTGATTTTGAATATGATGGTGAAATGTCTGCGGATGTCGCGCTCAATCCGGATATCATGGCACTTTATCCGTTCTGCCGTCTGTCCGGTCCAGCAAACGTGTTGGTGATGCCTGGTCTGCATTCAGCCCATATTACATCTAAGCTTATGCCGGTTCTGGGTGAGACAGAAGTGATTGGACCTCTGATGGTTGGTTTGAATAAACCTGTTCAGATTGTTCCGATTGGGGCCACAGTTTCTGAACTTGTTAATATGGCCGCTCTTGCGGCGCATGAGGCTGGTCAGTAA
- a CDS encoding AMP-binding protein, with product MNIANILVRTARSFSDYPALAYGNDIVANYDEFATKSAALATALKTTYGLQTGDRVALIMKNHPDYWISLFAVWHAGMVAVPVNAKLHITEFQYILENSESRLCFATPELADQLKTLAHAPKIISIADEEYQNALKEIPSPMVDRDPNDLAWLFYTSGTTGKPKGAMISHRNLLCAITSYFSDVTPINPGDAVIHSAPQTHGSGLYGLPLIAKAGIQVTPLSGGFDPAETFELIARYPNSCFFFAPTMIHRLITSEALKTADTSNLKLIVYGGGPMYEADIRSALDALGPKFCQIYGQGEAPMTITALSQWELSENTDHPRRSERLASVGLERTDVEVRIVDDNGQELANGEVGEIIVRGDVVMLGYWKNPEATKETIQDGWLYTGDMGTRDEDGFITLKDRSKDVIISGGTNIYPREVEEVLLTHPAVDEVSVVGRHHSEWGEEVIAFIVGEPSITHEDLDAYCVEHMARFKRPKEYIFKKELPKNNYGKVLKTELRKEL from the coding sequence ATGAACATTGCCAACATTCTAGTGCGCACGGCACGCTCTTTCTCAGACTATCCAGCACTTGCCTATGGCAATGATATTGTTGCAAATTATGATGAGTTCGCAACCAAGTCAGCTGCTCTCGCAACTGCACTGAAAACAACATACGGCCTTCAGACCGGGGATCGGGTTGCCCTGATAATGAAGAACCATCCTGACTACTGGATCTCTCTCTTTGCCGTCTGGCATGCTGGAATGGTTGCTGTTCCTGTAAATGCCAAACTCCACATCACTGAATTTCAATATATTCTCGAAAATTCAGAAAGCAGACTTTGTTTCGCGACACCTGAGTTGGCTGATCAGCTTAAAACACTCGCACACGCACCAAAAATTATCAGTATTGCAGATGAAGAATATCAAAATGCCCTGAAGGAAATACCTAGCCCGATGGTGGATCGAGATCCGAACGATCTAGCCTGGCTCTTTTATACATCGGGTACAACGGGCAAGCCAAAGGGTGCCATGATTAGTCACCGCAATCTGCTCTGTGCAATCACAAGCTATTTCTCGGATGTAACCCCTATCAATCCTGGCGATGCAGTTATTCATTCGGCGCCGCAAACTCATGGTTCAGGCCTGTATGGACTTCCGCTGATTGCAAAGGCAGGCATTCAGGTTACCCCCTTAAGCGGTGGATTTGATCCCGCTGAAACGTTTGAGCTGATTGCAAGATATCCCAATTCCTGCTTCTTCTTTGCGCCGACAATGATCCACAGACTGATCACATCTGAGGCTTTAAAAACCGCTGATACAAGTAATCTGAAGTTGATCGTCTATGGTGGCGGCCCAATGTATGAGGCTGATATCCGTTCGGCACTAGACGCCTTGGGACCAAAATTCTGCCAGATTTATGGGCAGGGTGAAGCCCCAATGACAATCACCGCTCTCAGCCAATGGGAACTTTCTGAAAATACAGATCACCCCCGCCGATCAGAACGCCTCGCATCAGTTGGACTTGAGCGAACAGATGTGGAAGTCCGCATCGTCGATGACAACGGGCAGGAACTCGCCAATGGTGAAGTTGGCGAGATTATCGTTCGTGGTGACGTGGTTATGCTGGGTTACTGGAAAAATCCAGAAGCCACCAAAGAGACCATCCAAGATGGTTGGCTATACACTGGTGATATGGGTACCCGGGACGAAGACGGCTTTATTACTCTTAAAGACCGCTCCAAAGATGTGATCATTTCCGGCGGAACGAATATCTACCCTAGGGAGGTAGAAGAAGTTCTCCTTACCCATCCTGCAGTCGATGAAGTCTCCGTGGTCGGACGACATCATTCAGAATGGGGAGAGGAAGTGATTGCCTTCATTGTTGGGGAGCCTTCTATAACCCATGAAGATTTAGATGCGTATTGTGTAGAGCATATGGCTCGCTTCAAACGACCGAAGGAGTATATTTTTAAAAAAGAGCTCCCCAAAAATAACTATGGCAAAGTCCTGAAGACGGAACTTCGAAAAGAACTTTGA